The Tachyglossus aculeatus isolate mTacAcu1 chromosome 27, mTacAcu1.pri, whole genome shotgun sequence genomic interval cttctttgGCTCgctgcctcccccggcccccttcccGCCTCCCCTCCGCCGCTGTCTCTCccacctgcctctgcctcccctcctgctGGGTCCCCgagagggtgaggaggtggtaggcttttagactgtgagcccactgttgggtagggaccgtctctctatgttgccaacttgggcttcccaagcgcttagtacagtgctctgcacacagcaagcgctcaataaatccgattgatgatgatggtgataaaccCTGCTGGAGGCTCCGGCCTCGGTCCCGGGACAgcggggaggtgggcggggagaAATGGACGGAGAAAATGAGTCACCGAGACCCAGGGCTAAAAGACGCCGTGGAGGACTGAGAGAAAGTTGGGCTGGGGGCGCCGGGAGGAAGGTCCTTCTTTAGGAACGGGGGACTCTGGGATTGGGatgagggtgagggtgggggactGGTGGTGATGGTGAGGGGGGAGGTCTCGCTCTTCCCTGCCAACCTGAGCCTTGCCTATTTACTCAGAAAGTTGCAGTCAAAGCcaccctctccctcagctccaaagTCCAGAGGGGCAGGGCGGTCGCCCCAGGCTCCATCAAGACCTCGGCCATGTGGTGAGCGACCAAAGTTCCTGGCAACgtggatcctcctccccctcttcctcttccttttcctcctcctcttccgcctCCATCACCTCCTCGGGctccctggatctcctcctcctcatcctccttcccctcctccctccatggaCTCCCCagatctcctccccgccccactctcCTCTGCACCCTGGTCCTCAGGACCCCGACCATCTTCCTTTAAAAGCCTCTCCCGCCCCTACAACCAGGTGGTTCCTGGCCTCGGTCCTGGCCTGCGCAGATGCCGCGTCCATGTACGGGGAGATCCTGTCCCCCAACTACCCCCAGGGATACCCCAACGATGCTCAAGAGGCCTGGGACGTCCAGGTGCCCGAAGGCTACGGCATTCACCTCTACTTCACCCATTTGGATATCGAGCCGTCACGGGACTGCGAGTATGACTCCGTCAAGGTACCACACCAGGCGTCCCTTCGGGGCGGGCGCGGGATGAAGGGTCGGGGGCTGCGAGCCGGGCGAGGGGGCAGGGCCGGATGGGGGCCCGGCGGCCCCTTCCGAAGGAGTAATAATGCTGGCGTTCCtcaagcccttaccatgtgccaagcgtggCACTAAGCTCTGTGACGGGCACGAGGTCATCAGATCGGGCTCATCCTCCaccccctcatggggcttacagtcgaagTGCGGCGGGGGGAGGAGTAGGgtcgactccccattttacagatgaggatgtgaagcgacttgcccaaggtcacccaacggcgaagcgacggagccgggattagaacccaggtctctcgactcccgggcctgggatctttcctctacgccacgctacttctcacccgCTGGTGCCCGGGGCCTAGCCTCCCGTCCATCTGTAccctgaggagaaagaggagaatctGCATTGGTCGTGCAAGGGAAGAGTCAAAATGGCACCccactctttctccacctctccccGGGGTCCTTgtgtgcttgggggagaacactTAATAGACACcactcctgcccttgaggagcttacagtccagcgtgGGAGACGGACCGTACGGTCGATTTCAGATCCTTCCCCGCTCCGGCCTTGAGGGATGAGGGGTCTGAACCCATGGACGATgaggcggcgtggcctagtggctagagcacgagacTCGGagatggaaggtcatgggttctaatcctggctccgccccttgtctgctgtgtgacctcgggcaagtcacttcgcttctctgcgcctcagttacctcatccgtaaaatggggatctggaccgtgagccccccgtgggatagggactgtatccaacccgatttgctcatgttcgccacagcgcttagcacagggcctggcacgtagtaagtgcttaacaaataccgttattattatgggttGGGGACCCAAGAGGGGGAAGCTCCCCCtaagccccctctagaccgtaagctcattgatgGTAAGGAAACGTGACTGCTAATcctattgcattgtcctctctcaagcacttagtacagtggtccgcacacagtaagcgctcactaaatacgatcgactgatcgaCTGACTCCCTCCCCACGGCCGGACGTGTGAGATCCCTCCGTGGCCCCcgggccctgccctcccctgtcgCCTGCCTCAGATCCTGGTGAACGGCCTGGTGGAGGGCATCCTCTGTGGGCGGCGGGGCAGCCAGGACCCCGGCTCCACCGTCACGGAGGAATTCCACCTCCCCTACAACCGCCTCCGGGTCACCTTCCAGTCCGACTTCTCCAACGAGGAGCGCTTCACCGGCTTTGCAGCTTACTACGTGGCCGAGGGTACCGGGGGGGCCCCTCTGGCTCCCTCGGGgcttccccccgccaccccgcggACCACCCCATGACCCTTAGGGCGTCTCTCCGTGCCCCCCCAGGCAACCTATGGCCCTGCTTTTCAATCCCTGAGGCCTCCAGACTTGTCCTGCCCCTGCCTATCCCTCTCCCTCGGGGTCCCGGGCTGGGAACATCCCCCACCTTCGGCGGTCCAGACCTTTCATCCCCGGGCCCTTCCTCGCCACTGGGAACCAGAGCGGGCCAGTCCAAACCCGCGTTTCTCAGGGGatccctctccccggcccccagcccactcCCAGGAGGATTctctccgttgttgggtagggactgtctccatatgttgacaacttgtaattcccaagcgcttagtccagtgctctgcacacagtaagcgctcaatcaatcaatcaccgccTTCGGTGGTCCAGACCTTTCATCCCCGGGCCCTTCCTCGCCACTGGGAACCAGAGCGGGCCAGTCCAAACCCGCGTTTCTCAGGGGatccctctccccggcccccaacCCACTCCCAGGAGGATTctctccgttgttgggtagggaccgtctccatatgttgacgacttgtccttcccaagcgcttagtccagtgctctgcacacagtaagcgctcaatcaatcaatgaatcaatcaatcgtatttattgagtgcttactgtgtgctctgcacacagtaccaagcgcttgggaagtacaagttggcaacatatagagacagtccctacccaacagtgggctcacagtctaaaaaataaatgatcatcatcgatcgtatttattgagcacttactatgtgcagagcactggactaagcgcttgggaagcacaagttggcaacatatagagacggtccctacccaacagtgggctcacggtctaaaaaataaatacgattgaatgaatgactgaatgaattctctccccatttcctctctcccctgacaGACGTGAATGAGTGCACAGACTTCTCAGAGCCCCCATGCAGCCATTTCTGCAACAACTACATCGGGGGCTTCTTCTGCTCTTGCCCCCCCGAGTACTTCCTCCACTCTGACATGCGCAACTGCGGAGGTGGGTCAGGCCCTCGGGAACCACCgtccattcatccagtcgtatttgttgagcgcctgccgtgcgccgagcactgtactgagcgcaccgGGTCTGGGCTGAGCCCTGGTTCACAGAGCGCCCTCTGATCCGTGCTTAAATCAGTGGAAGGCTCTTATGGGCCAGGAAAGTTGGAGAGAATAAATCCAAGCACGAGGGTGAGTCGTAATCGTTGggccatgtactaagcgcttactgtaagctaagcactggggaacgtCCAAAGTCacgagatcggacacagtcccaccgTGCCCTGGGGCTCGCAATCGGTCGACCGATGGATCGGGGGGTGGCATTTTTTGCTCTTTCCTCCGGGCTCCGCCGCCTCCACGGGGGCTTCGGAGAGAGGACCCTTCCCCTCCGCCCGGCTCCGAGTGTCCTCTCGCGGTGGtcttccccgtccccccgccccgtcccctctCAGCGAACTGCAGCGGGGACGTGTTCACGGCCACGAGAGGGGAGATCAGCAGCCCCAACTACCCGAGCTCATACCCGGAGAACTCGCGCTGCGAATACCGGGTCGCGCTGGAGAAGGGCTTCCAGGTGGTGGTGACCGTCAAGAAGGACGACTTCGAAGTGGAACCGGCCGACTCGGAAGGGAACTGTCCCGACAGCTTGGTTGTGCGTGAGGGATGCCCCTCGGTCGGTGCAagatttcctccctctctccctctttctctccttcctctcttcccgcccgctctctcccctctgcctttcctttctctcctcctctcccctccctccctttcctccggACCTGCCCTTCCCGGTTGGGGCTCACTCGGCTCCCGTTTCCCGGCCGTAGTTTTTGACTGGAAACCAGCAGTTCGGTCCCTTCTGTGGCACCGGATTTCCCGGGCCGTCGAAGATCGAGACCCAGAGCCGGGAGCTCAGCATCGTCTTCCAGACCGACCAGACGACGCAGCTGAAGGGCTGGAAGATCCGCTACTACGGAGACCGTGAGTATCCCGGAAACCCAGCGTCTGCCCAAGCCGGAGGAGGCCCCTTGGGCGGGAGCGCGGTCCCGTGGCCGGAATGGTAAATCAGCCCGGAATTGGGATCGGGACAGGGCGGGATGGGAGCTCACCCGGGAGTGTGGGAGCCGTCGGGGAGGCCgtgaggtgggggaggaaatTGGGGTCTTCCacgagtcctggattctaatcccggctctcccacttgtctgctgtgtgaccttggccgagtcccttcacttctaaggccctcaggtccctcgtctgtgaaatggggataaagactgtgagctccgtgtgggacgaggacggtgtccaacctgattaccttggctcagtggaaagagcctgggcttgggagcagaggtcatggattcaaatcccggctccgcagcttgtcagctatatgactttgggcagatcacttctctgtgcctcagttccctcatctgtaattaattaattagttaatggcattgattaagcacttactatgtgcaaagcactgttctaagtgctggggtaggtacaaggtaatcaagttgtcccacgtggggctcccaaacttaatccccattttccagatgaggtgaccgaggcacagagaagtcaagtgacttgcccgaagtcacacagctgacaagtcgcggagccgggattcgaacccatgacctctgactccgaagcccaggctctttccactgagccacgctgcttctaaatctgcagaacggggatgaagattgtgagccccccgtgggacaacttgatcaccttgtatcctcccccgcgcttagaaccgtgctttgcgcagagtaagcgcttcacaaatgccaaatgatgatgatgatgatgatggcatttattaagcgcttactatgtgcaaagcactgttctaagcgctggggaggttacaaggtgatcaggttgtcccgtgggggggctcacagtcttaatccccattttacagatgaggtaactgaggcacagagaagtgaagtgacttgcccaaagtcacacagctgacaattggcggagccggggtttgaacccatgatctctgactccaaagcccgtgctctttccactgagccacgctgcttctctgcaaatgccgtcattattattattatctaccccagcacttagaacagggcttgatgcatagtaagcgtttagggaccgtctctctatgttgccaacttgtacttcccgagcgcttagtccagtgctctgcacacggtaagcgctcaataaatacgatcgaatgaatgaatgaatgaatgaacaaataccgtcgtcatcAAGGACAGCCTCCcgccctctctcttcctcaacAAAGCCATATCCTGCCCGAAGAGATTTCCCACCAATTCTGTCCAGGAGCCTCTGCGGAACAAGTACGTCTTCAAGGACGAGGTGAAGATCACGTGTGCGGAAGGATTCGAGGTGGTGAGGGTAAGCTGCCCCTGAGACCTCCACGTCCCTAATCCGGGGCAAAATCATTCAGCTcacacctccccaccctcaagacccttcggcggttgcccatccacctccacatcgaacagtaactccttatcatcatcatcatcatcctcaatcgtatttattgagcgcttactgtgtgcagagcactgtactaagcgcttgggaagtacaaattggcaacatctagagacggtccctacccaacagtgggctcacagtctaaaagggggagacagagaacaaaaccaaacgtactaacaaaataaaataagtagaatagatatgtagaaattaaataaataaataaatagagtaataaatacgtacaaacatatatccatatatacaggtgctgtggggaagggaaggaggtaagatgggggggatggagagggggacgagggggagaggaaggaaggggctcagtctgggaaggcctcctggaggaggtgagctctcagcagggccttgaagggagaaagagagctagctgggcggatgggcagagggagggcattccagagggaTATTCCTTATCAGCGGCTTTCGTGGccgagtgggaagagcccaggcttgggagtcagaggtcatgggttctaatcccggctcctccacttatcagctgggtgacttggggcaggtcacttcacttctctgggcctcagttctctcatctgtaaaatggggattaagaccgtgagccccacgtggggcaacctgattaccttgtagcccccccagtgcttagaacaatgcttggcgcatcgtaagcgcttaacaaatacca includes:
- the C1S gene encoding complement C1s subcomponent isoform X1 — translated: MDGENESPRPRAKRRRGGLRESWAGGAGRKKVAVKATLSLSSKVQRGRAVAPGSIKTSAMWWFLASVLACADAASMYGEILSPNYPQGYPNDAQEAWDVQVPEGYGIHLYFTHLDIEPSRDCEYDSVKILVNGLVEGILCGRRGSQDPGSTVTEEFHLPYNRLRVTFQSDFSNEERFTGFAAYYVAEDVNECTDFSEPPCSHFCNNYIGGFFCSCPPEYFLHSDMRNCGANCSGDVFTATRGEISSPNYPSSYPENSRCEYRVALEKGFQVVVTVKKDDFEVEPADSEGNCPDSLVFLTGNQQFGPFCGTGFPGPSKIETQSRELSIVFQTDQTTQLKGWKIRYYGDPISCPKRFPTNSVQEPLRNKYVFKDEVKITCAEGFEVVRGKTSMTSFYSSCQSNGQWSNSDLRCLPVDCGPPTAIPHGRSDHPRDTSFRAVTHYSCEERFYMKNEGKGAYRCAANGSWVNDVLGVELPECAPVCGEPSKPIEGRERVFGGTPAEIDNFPWQIFFQQPRAGGALVAERWVLTAAHVVEDTASPTMYAGSTLVGPVGLQRAQALVADAVFVHPGWKRVPDPARRTDYDHDIALVRLKVPARMGPAVAPVCLPDPELQVPFGTLGYVSGWGKKEDRDHVFRLRKAKLPVVPLEKCRRVKSKKADTTAFRFTENMICAGEGGADSCDGDSGGAFVVDLGEEKPKYFAAGLVSWGPECGTHGLYTRVANYVSWIEETMRENDQPPAED